From a region of the Rouxiella sp. S1S-2 genome:
- a CDS encoding ribokinase has translation MQVFVIGNISVDETYLINDLPQKGSSIHGAKTHQDLGGKGANQAIILSRCGINTTLIAAIGNDNQGHWCKEKIEQERLTLRPNSPRDCRTDTSLILNCADGDNANITTTTAADALSINDIEQELLFSKPGDVVLQQGNFSHQKTEAIFSLARQNGLITVFNPSPVKNTFAELLPLIDILVVNQLEAQLLGNTADCILAAHTLLNAGVGQVVVTLGAEGSMLLNGTGLTHVAAEPVSVKDTTGAGDTFLAVMLASSLLRQSSLAAIDLQRAALASSITIGRTGTLSAFPTQFELAQMLK, from the coding sequence ATGCAAGTCTTCGTTATCGGCAACATCAGTGTTGACGAAACCTATTTAATTAATGATTTACCGCAAAAAGGATCGTCTATTCACGGTGCTAAAACCCATCAAGACCTTGGTGGAAAAGGGGCCAATCAGGCAATTATCCTTTCACGCTGTGGCATTAACACTACCCTAATTGCCGCCATCGGCAATGATAATCAAGGCCATTGGTGTAAGGAAAAAATAGAGCAAGAGCGTCTTACTTTACGGCCAAACTCACCCAGAGATTGTCGGACCGACACCTCACTAATATTAAACTGCGCCGACGGCGATAATGCTAACATCACCACCACCACGGCCGCTGATGCATTATCAATTAATGATATCGAGCAAGAGTTGTTATTCTCCAAGCCCGGCGACGTTGTATTACAACAGGGTAACTTTAGTCACCAAAAAACGGAGGCTATTTTTAGCCTTGCGCGTCAAAATGGGCTCATTACCGTGTTTAACCCCTCACCGGTAAAAAATACTTTTGCTGAGCTGCTGCCGCTGATTGATATTTTAGTCGTCAATCAGCTCGAGGCCCAACTGCTAGGCAACACAGCCGATTGCATACTCGCCGCCCACACCTTACTCAATGCCGGTGTGGGTCAAGTCGTGGTTACCCTCGGCGCAGAAGGCTCAATGCTGCTCAATGGAACAGGTCTCACTCACGTCGCCGCAGAGCCGGTAAGTGTTAAAGATACCACCGGTGCCGGCGACACCTTTCTCGCCGTGATGCTCGCCTCTTCACTGCTGCGCCAATCGTCCCTTGCCGCCATAGACCTGCAGCGTGCGGCACTCGCTTCCTCTATCACCATTGGCAGAACTGGCACCCTGAGCGCGTTCCCCACGCAATTCGAACTCGCACAGATGCTTAAATAA
- a CDS encoding substrate-binding domain-containing protein has protein sequence MTLSLLFSSSVWAKDAPTYAMVQINQQALFFNQMNKGAAEEAKKSGAKLIIFNANDNPVAQNDAIENYIQQGVKGIMVDAIDVNGIMPAIAEAAAKNIPVIAIDAVLPAGQQKAQVGVDNIKGGEILGNYFTDYVKNNMGDKAKVGIVGALNSAIQNDRQKGFENTLKGHGGISVVGVVDGQNIQDNALTAAENLITGNPSMTAIYATGEPALLGAIAAVENQGRQKDIKVFGWDLTSKAISGIDQGYVTAVLQQDPLNMGVEAVKALNKVVAGQAVNKAILVPATVVTKANVDKFRAEFK, from the coding sequence GCGATGGTGCAAATTAACCAGCAGGCACTGTTTTTTAATCAGATGAATAAAGGGGCCGCCGAAGAAGCCAAAAAATCTGGGGCCAAACTGATTATATTTAATGCCAATGATAATCCCGTTGCGCAAAATGATGCGATTGAAAATTACATCCAGCAGGGCGTGAAAGGGATTATGGTTGATGCCATCGATGTTAACGGAATTATGCCTGCCATTGCCGAAGCGGCTGCCAAAAACATACCAGTGATTGCCATTGATGCCGTATTGCCAGCAGGTCAGCAGAAAGCGCAGGTTGGCGTTGATAATATTAAAGGCGGGGAAATACTTGGCAATTACTTCACTGATTATGTCAAAAATAATATGGGCGATAAAGCCAAAGTTGGGATCGTCGGCGCGTTAAACTCAGCGATTCAAAACGACCGCCAAAAGGGCTTTGAAAATACGCTTAAGGGCCACGGCGGTATTAGTGTAGTAGGCGTGGTTGATGGACAAAATATTCAGGACAATGCTTTAACGGCGGCTGAAAACTTAATTACCGGCAACCCGAGCATGACCGCAATTTATGCCACCGGAGAGCCGGCACTGCTGGGTGCCATCGCCGCCGTTGAGAATCAGGGTCGTCAGAAAGACATTAAAGTCTTTGGTTGGGACCTGACCTCTAAGGCGATCTCAGGCATAGACCAGGGCTACGTCACCGCCGTACTGCAACAAGACCCCTTAAACATGGGTGTCGAAGCCGTCAAAGCGCTGAATAAAGTTGTGGCAGGTCAAGCGGTTAACAAGGCAATTTTGGTACCGGCCACTGTGGTCACCAAGGCTAACGTAGACAAGTTTCGCGCAGAGTTTAAATAA